The stretch of DNA aaaaacactgaacgTCCTCTCCACACCCCTGTGAACATCTGCTGAGAggattttgagtgtgtgtcGTCTGTAATAACTAAAATCTGATCCAATGTCATCCTACCTGGAACCCCCATTCATGACTTTCATTTAAAGCAAGGAGATGGTCCCAAACCCAGTTACCCCTCCTCTTAGACACAGATCCCCATCACCAATATAATCAAGGACATAAAGCTGTCTGggtaaaacaatattttgttgAATTATTGCCTGTAGCGTTTTGCATGGGTTTTTGGTCAAAATAGCATTGGAGTAGACAGGGGATTCTGAAATTACCCATTTGAGGATCGATTTGAAAAACTCAAAAggtggaagagagggagactgCTGAGGGGTATAAGGTGAGGGTTTTGACATTACACCAGTACCCACATTCACATTTAACAGACTTACAACACAGACCAGAAGTCATGCCACTCCATCATGGCTTAGTGACTTtggtgagagacagaggagttAATCATCCCCTCTAGATCTCCTGAGAGGTGAGCAGACGTCACTTGATATAGATGATGTCATGTTCATGCCATCAACAAGATCCCACCATCGCCAAGAGCTCACTCTGGCCGACGGCTACATCATTTTCTTAGCCAGGGGCTCGTAAATTGGAATCAATATGTAGAAAcgtgtgtctgcatgtgaatgtgtatatgtgtgcgtttctttgcttttgagatggaaaaaaaggtaaaatagagAAAGGTTTGTTTCTATTCCCAGAGTTCTTTGGCTTGATGCATTTCTAAGAGGGTGAGGTGTGCATTCTCAGGTGGCTGATGAGGTTGCGCTGCTGGGTGAACTTCCCGCCACATAGCTGGCATTCATACGGCTTCTCCCCAGAGTGGACACGCATGTGCTCTGTCAGACGATACTGGCGTGTGAAGCGCATGCCACACTCTTCACATGCAAATGGTTTGAGGCCAAGGTGGCTGCGCATGTGGCGTGTCATGGTGCCCCTCTGGGTGAACATCTTGCCACAGATGTTGCAGGGGAAGGGCCTGGTCAACCAGTGGCTCTTTTCATGTTGTCTCAGCGTTGCTGGGTCTTTGTAGCTCTTACTGCAGACTGTACACTTGAATGGACGCGTTTCAGAGCCACCAAAGTTGGAGGGACCCACAGGGGCAGAGAGGTCCTCCGCCTCCTCTTCGTCTTCCTCTTTCACAAAggtccctccctcctctttgatGTAGAGctcatcttcagtgtgtgtctctACATGAGCATTGAGCTGCTCAGAGCTGGGAAAGCCCTTCCCACAGGGGATGCACACATAGAGGTTATCTCCAAATGCTGGCTCGAAACCTTCCTGGCGGTACACGTAGTTGGCGCTGTGGTGTCCCCCTCCTGTTCCAACTCCACCTCCTGCACTCTCTCCATCACTTTGCCCACTCTCATCACTGTGGTCCTGgccattttctcctccctcttcctcttctttacATTGGAAGGACTGGTCAGAGGCAAAGCTACTACCACTGCCGCCCCCAACCCCACCAGAAGAACGACCTTCTTTAGGACCCACAATCACCCCATTAACCAATGGCCTCTCATGGTCCTCAGACTTCAGACCTGATGCTTCTCTCTTAGGCCATTCCTTCTTGCGGGCAACCTGCCGGGATTTCTTGTGTGGTGGGGGGCCATCAGGCTGGTTCTGGGTTTCCTCAGGGGCTTTAGAGGTGGGGTTGAGCTCCATTGGTTCTGAGCCGCAGCCATCTACCCCTGTTAGGGCGGTAGAGGAGTCGTCCAGTGAGGCACTGTTGGTTGTGGATACTGAGGCAGATTGAGGGGACTCTTGGGAGTTGCTGTGTGGGCTAAGGGCATCCGTGGCTGTGCCCGCAGAGGGAGGGCTCTTCTTGGACAGGTCTAGTCCAAGGTCTGGCTCCCCAGCACTTCCTCCACTGCTGAGGTTACCATTACTGCTTCCATTTCCCCCATTCCCATTCTTCCCAGAGCTGCCGACAAACATCTCATCATCTGAGACCTTGTCCCGAAGGCCTTCATCTGGCTGTGGCTGGTCGGCATCGGAAGGGGTGGGAGGGTAGTGGTTGTTAGGGCCAGCAGGAGTAGAGGAGGAAAGGCGCTGGTTATTGAGGCGTAAGCGGCTAAGGGGACCTGGAGTGGAGGGTTTACCTGGCAGAGGTTTCCCACCACTGCGCTTGAGCTTCTTTCTGCACAGGGCAGCGAGGTCATGGAGCTGGAGGTAGCTGGCTGCGGTTAAGAGGGCACTGAAGTTCTGCTCATTGCTCTGGTCTGATGAGGACAAGAGCTTTCCAGTGTAGATGAAGTCCAGGACCTGTCTGAACACAGAGGGATTAACCATCTCTGTGTCCAGGTTAATGAGGTTATCGTGGAGGACCAGAGATTTGAAGTAGATGCTGCTGGCCGCCAGGATGTTCTTGTGGGCGCGGAAGAGCGCATTCTCCACCACAATGATAACATCACACAGGAAGCCCTTGGCTCTCTGCTGGTTGAGTTGCAGCAGCAGTTGTTTGGCATGGTTTGGCAGTTCCATTTCcaccttccttctttccttctctctctctcttcctacaCGAGCACCACCTGAagctgagaggaaaaagaagaggcGGCCATTAGTTTTACTTTGGAAAAATTAGGAATATTATGCTGAATCATAGATAAATATGTAGGTTAGTATACATTGATAATGTTGAGAAAGCTGCATAGTTTAAATTATATTTGCTtaagatgtttgttttaaattgctCTATGACTGGGTCTATCTGACAGATCTAACAACAACAGTCAAATTGCATGCATTATGAATCCTGGATAGAGTAGGATACATCTGCACTTTTAGCCTCCATGGGGAAATTAGCAAACTGTCAGCACAGCACGCGACATAATCACTCAGGAACTAGGTAACAGTAaaccttccttccctctcctcttccttttcaaACAAATTGCTACACTACATGTATCAAGTTCTGAATTGTACACATTGCCACTGTTCTGGCACAAAAGCCAAAAGGGGCAGATAAGAAGAAAGGGTAAAATAACTACTTTTCTAAGCTGCCTGCTCTCAGCTTCTCCTCCCTATCTCCACACCGTAATTCTAGTTTCGATGGGGTGCCCTCTTTGGAAGCTCGGCTCACACTAGTCTCCATTAGGTCATGGTAATGTCAGCCCTGCCCTATTGTCTGGGGGTGGGGGTCGGTGGCATTGCAGGGCCGGGGGGAGGGATTAGGTGACACCTGAGCAGGTAAAACTACACAGGAGCTAGGGCAGAAGAAGGGGGAAAGGGTGTGGTTCTGAGACGGGACAGCACTACCTGATCCTCCAGAGAGGCCCTCATATAAGAAATAGGACAGATGAATCTCATGCACTATTTTGAACACATTAACTACCTAGTACATATCGAGCTCCAGCTCTTTTCTGTGGCTGAATTCACAAACTTTGGAGAGAATTACAATGCAAGGCATGTGAAAACATCCATGGCTCAAGTCTAATGGTAACACTAGCAGTATGTTTTGGCTGAAGCAGCAGGGTCTGCCCCTGACTCATGTTTAACATGGTCTTAAAACCTGGACATGCTGGGAAAAGGACACACACCCTTAATGCCCCTGATCTGAGTTGGGTATACCGAATTACAAGAGATTATACTGTAATGCAGGGAGATTCTTCACTCGAGCCATAAATACACATGAAAATGTACCATTTCCACGCAGTGCCAACACAGAGATTTACTGAGAGTTATCTTTCACAGTATACATGTGGAAATACTGGAACAGTTCCTAAAGTGAGTGCCAAAAGCTCCAGGCCCGAATGCAAATACAGCAAAACTTAGTTCATATAAACCTGCTCCAGAATAAGGGCTCTTTAGAACGCCAACATGCTTTGATCACTGAGATACCAGGCAAACAAATCCACGCCCAAAGCAGTCTGCGCTGCCTTTTTTCTAGATAGAGTAGTTTTACTTTTGCATATCAACCAAGAACAACTGCATAAAACACTACTTCTGCATCACCATACAATTTGTTTCTTACGCCAGCTCAAATAACCCATAGGCTAAGTTCTGATGCCAAGAGTTCAAGCAAATAAGGTTACCGTAAGCTTACGGCAGATATGATAACTTGGGAGAATCTCATTTTCCCCACAAAACATGACAGACTGCACTGACATCACAACCTGCCAACTACtcctgaaaacatattaataaaacaatatcaaCACAAATCTTATCTGAAGGCTATAAAATACTGGGTAATGCTCCACATTTGTGgtctgaaactgaaacacagacTGTGTTGAGAAAACAGTGATAGTATCACAATAGTGACCTGCAATCAATGAAAGGGACTAAATGTACGAAAGAATTTGCTCGGTCTGACTGATGAGGACAACAAAACATGACACGAATCCAAcgcaagaataaaaaaaaatgccaagtaAGGAGGGCTGGTTGACGTATCAAAACAGGCTCTGTTCCGATCGCCAGGCTGGCTGATACAATCAGCTGGAGTGATCATTACCCTCAGGTCCAGGCCTGGGCTTGCCTCCTCTGCTTTGACACTTCTACCCATgatcctcccctccccctctctttcctctgcttgccttgtcctttctctctccctctatcctcCCACCTCACCAGCCTGTTATgtggcacacagacacatcccaGGAACAGTTCCCAACATCTCCATGCCCAACATGAATCATAATGAGCCATTCTGTAACACACAACCCAGATCAGCTGATAAACGCAGGTTGTGCTACAAGGGTGAAGAGCCCTCAGGCCTGCAGGCGGTAAAGGGGGGACTGGTAGAGAAAGAAGGGCCTCTGCTATGATGCCAGCCAGGAAGCCATATATCAGTCAAGCCTCTCTCtccaacacactcacacgcacaaacacactctctctctcacacacacatacacacacacacacacacacacctctgcaggCTTTATGGGGGGATTCAAGAGGCTTTTCCAGCAGACCAACGTAAAAGGGGGCTGGGCTCAGAGTAGAGAAGCCAGctcaggaggagaaaaaaaaaaagccctcccccacccccaccccctcctcttctcatccctcgttctctctcctccccccatCACCCACACGGCTACCCTCTCCCCCTGGCCCctcctgtgctgtgctgtgctgtgttgtgctgtgccGGCTGGATTCCAGGGAGCTGCTAATGGATTATGGCTGATCTATATGCAGCTAGGGTGGGACACGTGTAGACCCAGCTCCCCCTATCACTGGTGCTGCCCAGGAAAAAAAGGCTTAATACCACAGGGGACAGATAGGCCTGCACCATCATGGCAGCTCCACTGCAAGAGGATCGCACTCTTTGCACATTGTATGGACGTTTCCAATGCCACGGCCGGGCTATCATGCGACACCTCTAATGTTTAAGTATCACAGCCTGAAGTAAAGGGATCTCTTCAATCACAGGGATGGAAGAACTGTTAAAATGCTGCTAAACACGTGAGAAAAGGATGACACCACAAGAACTACACCGACAGAGATTCTGCCAATGCATAAAATGCCCagttaatgtttttaatgtgaagAAAAGGGCTCACTGAATATTTCCACAGGGCCGGATCCCTTTATGTTGAGCCCTCACAGAGTGGTGGTGTGACCTGGCAAGACAGATGAGAGATGGCAAGATTGCTGGTCAGGAGGGCCATAATGAATTATTGACACCGGAGAAACAAGACATTCTAGGACCAAATATGGCACCACATACCAACCAAAGCCAGCTCTGGGCTTGGACCAGGGACCAGGGTAGATGTTGCCCTTAAGTACAGGCACAGGATCAGCTTACCTTGCCTGCAGTGTTAACCTTTTCAAAAACTGACTGCGGCTTTATGATAGAGGGGTCAACcgctttttaaaaacacaacatcttaCCACGTAGTCTCTTTGACTACTTTAATAGACATTATGAGCACACAGTGGGATATTTACACAGACTCAGACATGTCCGTATGATCAGGATGAGATCTCCACGTGTGGATTTGAGAGTGAAAAACTGGTCAGCGTCACACTGCTCCGAGCGCAGAATTAATGTCAGTCTGCTTTAAATTAAACAGGTTACACTAGAGACCTGGATGATCTGGTTTGACTTCATTTACCGcttcctgtctttgtttccGTTTCCCAAGGAGTCCGGGGATTAAACAAGGAGCTAGTAAACCTATCTGTGTTCATGCAGTGAAGGTGACTGTGAGACCAGTGAATTGTTGTGGTACTAATCTGCTGAATAGAGGGGCAGACAGCCAGTGGAGAGGGCAGAGGTGAGGCAAAGTCCAGTGGCGCAATACCGAgtaaagaaacacacacccTACAACTGCTGCAGACCAATGGAAAACACAAATAAGTAACATTTTGAAGAGAATTTCCGCCTAGTCTTTTATTTCAAGCTGATTTTTCACACCAGCTCCAACATACAGTAATGCCTTTGTAGATGGTCACAGTGTGTGGGAGAAGAGAAATGTGCAGGTAAGGTATATGTgaagaacacagagaaaaagagccCATCATGTATACAAGTAAAGGTCCTGCGGCACGCACGCAGACAGTACgctcaacaaacacacacacacacacatgcacgcacgcacacatacacacacgcccaGAGTGTGTGCTGGTGGGCAGAGGGAGTGGGGGAGGGGATGGTACAAAGCCAGTTTGAAATACAAACACCTAGCAACCAGCTCAGAGCCATTTCAACATGGCTGATGGGTTGCTGCATGGGTAAGGCTGATCCGTGTTGTACTCAGGGGTATCGCAATAATCAGAGTTTCAATTCTCCTGTGTGAAAGGATGGCCTACACAACACAACGTGGAGATGAAACAGAATAGCTGCGCTTTTCACCTGGCCATTCTATGGGCCGCTCCATACCTGTAACACCTATCTGGATAAACACAGCAGGAACATTTTACTGCAGTAACACCACAAATGTATTTGCATATCTATtgcaaaaaacactttttcccCCAAGAGAATAAACTACTCATACTTGAATTCTCAGGTCGCTTACAAAAACACTCTTGATACAACTTACAGAGTTTGAGTACCAGCTACACATGTATCAAGATACTTACACTTATCATTGTGAAAATGTCAGAGATAAACAGATAGACTGACATTGAGCTgtagttatttttcttcactacTCCCTCCTcacactgtgtaaaaaaaagCTACATTACTCTTCTAGTGTACCTGACATGACTTGCTGTTTTCATTAGCATTCTTAATTAAAACCAAAAGCAGCACCCTACTGAAACCTCACCACAAAAtattgtgtttcagtgtgggAGGCTTAAAATGCTGATGAGCTGTCACAGAGAAGCTTTCAACAGTTGCTAAAACTTTTGCCCACACTATGACAAATGTgtagaaaagaaataaatcagattCAAAAATGATCACTGTAAAGCAATCCTTTTGGTTTGGCACAAGAATTACATAGCATGGCATTCGGTCTTGTATTCACTTCTAAGTCATTAAAATTATGTCCTAAAATAGGTCCAGTAATACATCAGGATGATCTACAATAGTGCCATAATGGACATCTATCTAATTCTGGACGTAATCCTTTCATATAAGCTGCTGGACAGAATTTCTGCTTTATAATGGCTCGAAAACAGTGAGTAGGACAATACTTAAAGACTGATTTGTCCAGTCTTAGAAACGAAAAATCCTACAGAATTGTTGGATATAAATTCTAGTGAACAGGTGCAGTGACCCTAGTGTTGTATGGCTGAGgtggggagaaggaggaggggggcatcATTTACAGTATCCCTGCCGCAGTCCGGGTGGAACCCTTCCAATTAAGACTCATTTTCTATCAGgcaggtcagccatgttgaaCACAAACAGAGTCCTGCCCAGGGTGCAGTGGAATGAAAAGAACCCTGTCCATTTCATCACAGGAGGGGGCCTTTAGTTGCTGCGTACCCCAGATGTGCCAGTGCTGTGCAGCtagagaagaaaaggcaagactctttctctttctctctctctctctctcacacacacacaaagccaaagGCTCGACTTCAACACgctcagactcacacacacctcaacctGTAATAAAGCCCACcatcttttttctctgatttcatGAGCATGTAATGGTCTATAAAAACCTCATGCCTAAATAACAACTACTTTTCTGGATCTTGTTATGGCAGGATATCAACACCAATGAAGAGACTAACTACATAAAGCCAGTGCACCGTGTCCATATTGACTACTGTAAGACATAGAATAAATGTGGTATGAATATCTCCTCTTCTACTCTGATGAAGTAGGactgtattatattattttctttctacTTCCTACAGTggaacaataaatgaataactgCTGtgggatgtatgtgtgtgtgtcattcaaaGCAAAGCCTAGAACAGCTAACAGATACACAGGTTTACATCCAATGGAAGCAATAATAGCATGCATATACAACCTTTGTCAGAATTTCACTACTGTAAATTTATCTTCATGAGGATGATTTATACAGTGGCCTAACCCAGGGACAGCCATCACCTCTTTACAAGCAGGGGCCAAGCCCCATCCTCACAACATGATGAGGCAAAATTCAATGCAACTTTATTTATCTACACAGGGAGATATGAGGGATGTAGTTAAAAGGCTACAAACAAGTATTAAAACCAATGCATAGACACCGTCTCTTCACAAAAAGACAGGACACATTACCAGTTGCCATTCTCATATTTATGCAATTAGGTACAGAGTGCCTGCAGAGGTCAGTAGTCATATCCACAAAGGTTTAATTATACCAGTTTACAAATATCCAGTGTCCACCCCTCATTAGTCttatttcaaaaatgtattgcCTGTGGTGCAAAAGCATTTTCCTTTGATTTGTCTTGCCTCTGTACAACAAAGTGTCTCTGATGGGAAAACATAAATTCATTGCACAGTACGCGTGACAAGTCATATAATATTGCTTGGGCCTTTCTCAGGACCTCGTGAGAGTTAAACTCTGCGACTTGCAGCTTCCAGGCTGCCAGTAATACTGGTGACCAGGACCACAGTACCACATTTATGTAGGTTATTTATATGTGGAGTAAATCAACCACTTCACCAACATGTTGACATTCACATGGTAGAGTGAAGTCTGTCTTAGGAGAATGAACTCTGttcatgacattaaaaaaaagcccCTGTAAACCAGCCCACTGACCCACATGACTGGGTGCCTAATGCTGTAGTTAAGGACAGGGGGCATTTTGGGTAAAGAAAGATCCTATGTAGTCAAACATTTTACAGAGCTGCCACCCCCCACCTTTAAACACTGCACAACCTTCTGGCTATCAGCACTACATTCCAAGGACTGTTTCTTCTCCTTACAGAAGAACAACAGCCCTGCCCCGAGGTGCTTTAGCCACTGAGCAAACCAAACTGCCCTGGAACAAGcaggacagaacagacagaCCTATATGGATACGACAGACTAGCACAATCCATAAGTCCTCATCCAACATGTCAGCAGAACATATAGCCTAAGTACCCTTCTTACTGCATGTACTGCCTACACACGCTACTGTAAGCCATGATCACAATGTACACAAGCggatgtgcgtgcgtgcatgtgtgtgtgtgtgtggatatatatatatataaatacatatatataatgggaaggaaaggaggggtggggatgggaggggggacAAGACCAACCAGCCGATCATGAGGATCATgaggcgtgcacacacacatacacacatgcaaacaaacgcATACAAGGCTAACTTTACCCTCCAGGCCTCACTTGGCAGTCCACAGCAATTATTCAAACTAGTCACACTGATCAGTTGATGGCCATTCTGAAAAGGTCCAAGTCAACTTGTTCACTTACAGATGAAATTTATCAGATATAAATTTTAAATACTCAACAGCAGCTACAGCATCCAGATGGGTGGCCTTGGTGATGAAATAGCAAGCAAGATATGGTTTCTGTCGAGTGCAACAGTAACTTAATTGCACTCTCTTGTTCACAGACcaacatttcctgtttttttctgaaatagcATCTTTCAGCATCAGTGAAGATAAACATATATTAACTCTACCAACTGAAAGACTAATGTGTaatgatgaaaacacagcacCATGTCCCTGCAGACAGTGCAACCATGTGTTTGCATATCTGTCAGAAACAATGTCTCAGAGAATTATGGGAccacatggagagagaaaacaaacaaacaaacaacaacaacaacaccttGCTACTGCCAGGTTTCAAACCTTACTGCTGTTACATAAGCAGCACTATGACGATTAAACACAGGCAGTATTTAGACAGGAGCACTATTTCAGTTTTACAAGCCTCTGTAAATTagattttgaaaataaactgaCAAGGTATTCACATGAAGCCGCGTCTTGAAATAGCTTGTGCTTTTAAGCTGTATTGGTACTTGTTTGCCAGTTTTTAGTCTTTAGGACCAACAACAGATGGCTCAGCTATATTTCTGGGTAACTGTAGATGGCCAAACACATTCAGGTTCTCTTAGAACGGCTGCAAGATGTTTCCACAagatgaaaatgtgtatcagATTTTATAGTTGACTCTTCTGAGCTTTATACAACAAAACACCTTCTTTAGTTGGCCATACATATAAAAACAACCTGACTGCTGAATTATAAGGatacataaataacaataattttaaaaaaaaatcttggtgtAACTAAGCTGCAGATAGGCTGCTCTAATTCAGATTTCATCACATGCAAttacaagcaaaacaaaacaggtaaAATGTGACTGAGCAACTTAAAAGAGACactttgcacacacatacaaccaaATATTACAACTACTAGAGAACCAATGAGCTCTGGCTTTTTCTGAGGCATGACTTAACTCTTACCATCAAAAATGACACACTTTTAACCACTTTTACTGTGGAAAAATGACTGAGAGCTAATTTTAAACTGTTACCCACACTTAACTTGTGTAACACTACGGACTGCTCCATTAATCCCAAAACATACCAAAAATGAATGTGCCATAGGTGTATTAAAACCAGATTGTGTGGagtcacaatatttttttgttagAAATAAGCAGACAACATTTACCAATACTTGAAATGCTTATGGAACTTAAATGCCATTTGcttacacaaaaacaacaaccagtCTAGGAAACCCACATTACTGACATTCTTGTGCCTTATTATCTCCATGCCCCTTGGTACTTTAACGACACTAATCACCTGAGAAGGCAGGCTGCCTTCGCACCTGAGCACATACACGATAATATTAACAATGAAGTGACTATTGACCAGCCTGGAATCGAgtttaataattatatatataatcaaacaaaataatCTGCCCTCTTTTGCTCTGTCAAAGTGTCAGTTTAAACCTGAAATAACGGTGTGGTCAAATATTATGCAACTCTGTTTCTGGGTAAAGCTAACCAGTTTTGGGTCACAATGTAACATTACACCCACACTGTAGCCGATCACAAAGATGGTCGATGTGTAGCAGTGCAACTATGCAGTGTCCATATAGTACACAAGCCCCTGCATCGATGGTCTTTATGTTTACAATAAAACACTGATCAAAGAAGAAACTATTTTCATCTAAACTGGCCCCTATAGCCAAGCCTGTTAAATAATTTCGCAATTAGCCCAACATAACCACAAGGTAGTTCCACCTATAATCAATACAAGTGTCGAATTAAAGAGGATTTGTGTGACTACCAGGATAATTTGGCAAAATACCGTGCGGGAAAATCCACACCGTCAGTCATGTTTATCTCAAGCAATTAGGAGCAACTGCGACTGCTGCTATTTGAATAAAAATCTCAGTAATCTGTTATGGTAATATGACAGCAATCAATTTAAGGGAAACCTTTCGCGCATAATCCTTCACAATTATAAACATATAACTGAGCACACTTGAttgtaagagagagaaaatgaggcaAAGCGGAGGAAACGTTTCAACATTTCTTGCAAGTGCTACGACGAGCCGAGACAGCTTCCTTTCTTTCGCCCTAATGTGCCTTGCCAGGCTGGTTATTATTTGGTAAAGAGTCGTACTGCGGGGCATCTCCGTAACGCACAACGCTCATACAAACCTCGCAACATTTACAAACAATTAAGTTGCGGTTTCTCGCAGAAGCATTGGATAAACCCATGCAAATGAAGTGGGATTTCTCGGTTTGCCAGGCAGGCTGGTAGAGCCGGAATAGGCACCAATGGAGCCCCTTTTTGTTGGCAcgccgtggaaaaaaaaaaccccaccgTAACACCGAAATCCTTACGATCCTTTCCGCCACCGAGAAAAACGATCCGATCGAAACAGACGCAAAACCTACCCCGCTGCGCATTTACAGTTCACATAAAAGGCAGATATATTCGTTTAAATACCTTAATACATCGGTAGGAGCGTTCTCAATTTACCATCCTCTTGCTCATCTCACAGCCTTCGGGACGCCATGTTGCAAGCTTATGACGTTAGGCTTCCTCACCCCTGACCCACATTTGAATAGAAACCAGCCCAGAGTGCAGCGGAGAAAACATCCCACTTCAGGAGGGCTTGGTCAGTTTCCCAGCCCAAGCCTTGGCAACTTTATCTCCTGGATGTCATTcgcagagaggcagggagagaaggTTGGACTATTCTGTGTTTAGACGCTGGTTAAGGCCTCAGCCATGGTCCTATAGGCTACTGCTGAATGCAGGTCCCCACTGCAAAAAGTGTCTATCTTCACAAGCTATGCACTCTCTTACTCTTAATTTTATTCtttaaataaagtgaaatgcCCCCAGTGAGATAAATTCCCtcgttttcacagcagctgctttCCAAGTAGA from Myripristis murdjan chromosome 9, fMyrMur1.1, whole genome shotgun sequence encodes:
- the LOC115365963 gene encoding hypermethylated in cancer 2 protein; the protein is MELPNHAKQLLLQLNQQRAKGFLCDVIIVVENALFRAHKNILAASSIYFKSLVLHDNLINLDTEMVNPSVFRQVLDFIYTGKLLSSSDQSNEQNFSALLTAASYLQLHDLAALCRKKLKRSGGKPLPGKPSTPGPLSRLRLNNQRLSSSTPAGPNNHYPPTPSDADQPQPDEGLRDKVSDDEMFVGSSGKNGNGGNGSSNGNLSSGGSAGEPDLGLDLSKKSPPSAGTATDALSPHSNSQESPQSASVSTTNSASLDDSSTALTGVDGCGSEPMELNPTSKAPEETQNQPDGPPPHKKSRQVARKKEWPKREASGLKSEDHERPLVNGVIVGPKEGRSSGGVGGGSGSSFASDQSFQCKEEEEGGENGQDHSDESGQSDGESAGGGVGTGGGHHSANYVYRQEGFEPAFGDNLYVCIPCGKGFPSSEQLNAHVETHTEDELYIKEEGGTFVKEEDEEEAEDLSAPVGPSNFGGSETRPFKCTVCSKSYKDPATLRQHEKSHWLTRPFPCNICGKMFTQRGTMTRHMRSHLGLKPFACEECGMRFTRQYRLTEHMRVHSGEKPYECQLCGGKFTQQRNLISHLRMHTSPS